The following proteins are co-located in the Mus pahari chromosome 14, PAHARI_EIJ_v1.1, whole genome shotgun sequence genome:
- the Eme1 gene encoding crossover junction endonuclease EME1 — translation MALRKLSLSRLSTESDSEELPTFAFLKKEPSSTDRSPPQRAKNIVIVTSDSEASCPPSPGFRDPACVPSAAGAPARAGPVRVPSSSSEDEDAFVPLAERITWKFLTDKQLSPEHSSAPLKTGLDGQNNASAPCDWKKQPWPKIPDVPFHGALKKSAANDEDTLLDNQYHQLPAHQATCRELAVTNLPLPKKRSKHIQTTQSRGSQGCWQPGQASRKENTPRQHERKKKAEMIKRLKAQRPEECLKHIVVVLDPVLLQMEGGGQLLGALQAMECSCVIEAQAIPRSITWRRRTELVEDGDDWMEEPAILVLVLAEVFMSMAYNLKQASPGSTEKGKETLRSFVTDVTAKTGKALSLVIVDQEKCFRPQNPLRRRKSGTANKQAKEKHQQRQDSSTGLMVSRVDMEEALVDLQLYTKAQAWIIQTWRELADFTCAFTKAVAEAPFKKLRDQASFSFFLEKDWAGGMKVDRSGRGLAQIWRRQIQQLNRVSSEMASAIVDAYPSPQLLVQAYQQCFSEQERQNLLADIQVRRGEGVTATSRRVGPELSRRIYLQMTTMQPDLILDSVD, via the exons ATGGCTCTGAGAAAGTTATCCCTCTCTCGGCTCTCCACGGAGAGTGATTCTGAGGAACTGCCCACATTTGCCTTTCTGAAGAAGGAACCATCTTCCACCGACAGGAGTCCACCTCAGAGGGCGAAGAACATAGTGATTGTCACCTCAGATTCTGAAGCCTCCTGTCCTCCATCACCAGGCTTCAGAGATCCAGCATGTGTCCCCAGTGCAGCTGGAGCTCCCGCACGAGCAGGGCCAGTCAGAGTGCCAAGCAGTAGCAGTGAGGATGAAGATGCATTTGTCCCCCTGGCTGAGAGGATCACATGGAAGTTTTTGACAGACAAGCAGCTGAGCCCCGAGCACTCTAGCGCCCCACTTAAAACGGGTTTGGATGGCCAAAATAATGCCAGTGCACCGTGTGACTGGAAAAAGCAACCATGGCCAAAGATTCCTGATGTTCCTTTCCACGGTGCCTTAAAGAAGAGTGCGGCAAATGACGAGGACACTCTCTTAGACAATCAGTACCATCAGCTTCCAGCCCACCAGGCTACCTGCAGGGAGCTGGCAGTCACGAACCTCCCTCTACCCAAGAAGAGAAGCAAGCACATTCAGACGACCCAGAGCAGAGGCTCTCAGGGATGCTGGCAGCCGGGACAGGCAAGCAGGAAGGAAAACACCCCAAGACagcatgaaagaaaaaagaaggcagagatgaTCAAGAGGCTCAAagcccagaggccagaggaatgCCTGAAGCACATCGTGGTGGTGCTGGATCCAG TGCTTTTACAGATGGAAGGTGGGGGCCAGCTCCTAGGAGCGCTGCAGGCCATGGAGTGCAGCTGTGTGATCGAAGCCCAGGCCATACCTCGAAGCATCacttggaggaggaggacagagctGGTAGAG GATGGAGATGACTGGATGGAAGAGCCAGCAATCCTGGTATTGGTCCTGGCAGAGGTCTTCATGTCCATGGCCTACAACTTAAAGCAG GCAAGTCCTGGCAGcactgagaaagggaaggagaccCTTCGGAGCTTTGTAACTGATGTCACAGCAAAGACGGGGAAAGCGTTGTCACTGGTGATTGTGGACCAGGAGAAGTGCTTCAG GCCTCAGAATCCCCTGAGAAGAAGGAAATCAGGAACGGCAAATAAACAAGCCAAAGAGAAGCATCAACAGAGACAAGATTCTAGCACAGGACTCATGGTGTCCAGGGTAGACATGGAAGAG GCACTGGTGGATCTGCAGCTGTATACAAAAGCTCAGGCTTGGATCATACAGACCTGGAGAGAGCTGGCTGACTTCACCTGCGCATTTACAAAGGCTGTGGCTGAAGCACCCTTCAA GAAGCTCCGGGATCAAGCcagcttttccttcttcctggagaaagactgggctggagggatgaaaGTGGACCGGTCTGGCAGGGGGCTGGCACAGATCTGGAGGCGGCAGATCCAGCAGCTGAACCGAGTCAGCTCAGAGATGGCCAGTGCTATTGTGGACGCCTATCCCTCACCGCAGCTCCTGGTACAG GCTTATCAGCAGTGTTTCTCTGAGCAAGAACGCCAGAATTTGCTGGCTGACATACAAGTGCGACGTGGGGAAGGTGTGACAGCTACCTCCCGCCGTGTAGGGCCAGAATTATCCAGGCGGATCTACCTTCAAATGACCACAATGCAACCAGATCTCATCTTAGACAGTGTTGACTGA
- the Mrpl27 gene encoding 39S ribosomal protein L27, mitochondrial, which produces MAAAAALTLRTRAAVTALLSPTAPTALAVRHASKKTGGSSKNLGGKSRGKHYGIKKMEGHYVHAGNILGTQRQFRWHPGAHVGLGRNKCLYALEEGIVRYTKEVYIPNPKNSEAVDLVTSLPKGAVLYKTFVHVVPAKPEGTFKLVDML; this is translated from the exons atggcggcggcggcggcgcttACACTGAGGACGCGGGCAGCAG TGACAGCCCTGCTGAGCCCCACAGCACCCACAGCGCTCGCTGTCAGACACGCATCCAAGAAGACAGGTGGCAGCTCTAAGAACCTTGGTGGGAAATCACGAGGCAAACACTACGGCATCAAGAAAATGGAAG GTCATTACGTTCATGCTGGCAACATCCTTGGCACTCAGCGACAGTTTAGATGGCACCCAGGCGCCCAT GTGGGACTTGGGAGGAACAAGTGCCTGTACGCCCTGGAGGAGGGGATAGTCCGCTACACGAAGGAAGTCTACATACCCAATCCCAAAAACTCGGAGGCTGTGGATCTGGTCACTAGTCTGCCCAAGGGTGCTGTGCTCTACAAGACTTTTGTCCACGTGGTTCCTGCCAAACCTGAGGGAACCTTCAAACTAGTAGACATGCTTTGA
- the Xylt2 gene encoding xylosyltransferase 2 isoform X1 gives MVASARVQKLVRRYKLAIATALAILLLQGLVVWSFSGLEEDEPGEKGRQRKPRPLDPGEGSKDTDSSAGRRGNAGRRHGRWRGRAESPGVPVTKVVRAVTSRQRASRRVPPAPPPEAPGRQNLSGAAAGEALIGAPGFPQHGDTGSVEGAPQPTDNTFTPKCEIVGKDALSALARASTKQCQQEIANVVCLHQAGNLMPKSVPRHCQLAGKMSPGIQWEEIRAQQPAGGPPVRIAYMLVVHGRAIRQLKRLLKAVYHEQHFFYIHVDKRSNYLYREVVELAQHYENVRVTPWRMVTIWGGASLLRMYLRSMKDLLEIPGWTWDFFINLSATDYPTRTNEELVAFLSKNRDKNFLKSHGRDNSRFIKKQGLDRLFHECDSHMWRLGERQIPAGIVVDGGSDWFVLTRSFVEYVVYTDDPLVAQLRQFYTYTLLPAESFFHTVLENSPACGSLVDNNLRVTNWNRKLGCKCQYKHIVDWCGCSPNDFKPQDFLRLQQVSRPTFFARKFESTVNQEVLEILDFHLYGSYPPSTPALKAYWENIYDVADGPGGLSDVLLTAYTAFARLSLLHAATATSPLATAVCRFEPRGLPSSVHLYFYDDHFQGYLVTQAVQPSAQGPAETLEMWLMPQRSLKLLGHSDQASRLQSLEVGTEWDPKERLFRNFGGLLGPLDEPVAMQRWARGPNLTATVVWIDPTYVVATSYDITVDADTEVTQYKPPLSLPLRPGAWTVRLLQFWEPLGETRFLVLPLTFNRKLPLRKDDASWLHAGPPHNEYMEQSFQGLRGILNLPQAEALEEAARRHTELTGSALEAWTDGELSNFWSVAGLCAIGPSACPSLELCRLTSWSSLSPDPKSELGPVKADGRLR, from the exons aaaggaaggcagaggaagccgAGGCCACTAGACCCTGGGGAGGGCTCTAAGGACACAGACAGCTCTGCGGGGCGTAGGGGCAACGCTGGGAGAAGGCATGGACGCTGGCGGGGCCGCGCCGAGAGCCCAGGTGTGCCCGTGACCAAGGTGGTGCGCGCGGTAACCAGTCGGCAGAGGGCCAGCCGACGGGTGCCCCCGGCCCCACCTCCAGAGGCACCAGGCCGCCAGAACCTGAGCGGAGCAGCAGCCGGGGAAGCACTGATAGGGGCCCCAGGCTTCCCACAGCATGGAGACACAGGGAGTGTGGAGGGTGCCCCCCAGCCCACGGACAACACCTTCACTCCGAAGTGTGAGATTGTGGGCAAGGATGCACTGTCAGCACTGGCCCGGGCCAGCACCAAGCAGTGTCAACAGGAGATCGCTAATGTAGTGTGCCTGCACCAAGCTGGGAACCTAATGCCCAAGTCTGTGCCCCGGCACTGCCAGCTGGCTG GCAAGATGAGCCCTGGCATCCAATGGGAAGAGATCCGGGCCCAGCAGCCTGCTGGTGGCCCTCCAGTACGCATCGCCTACATGCTGGTGGTTCATGGCCGTGCTATCCGCCAGCTGAAGCGTCTTCTGAAGGCCGTCTACCATGAGCAACACTTCTTTTATATCCACGTGGACAAG CGTTCCAACTACCTGTACCGGGAGGTGGTGGAACTGGCCCAGCACTACGAGAATGTGCGGGTGACACCTTGGCGCATGGTCACCATCTGGGGCGGGGCCAGCCTCCTGAGGATGTACCTGAGGAGCATGAAGGACCTTCTGGAAATTCCTGGCTGGACCTGGGACTTCTTCATCAACCTGAGTGCCACTGACTATCCAACGAG GACCAACGAGGAGCTGGTAGCATTCTTATCCAAGAACCGGGATAAAAATTTCCTCAAGTCACATGGGCGAGATAATTCCAG gtTCATCAAGAAGCAAGGCCTGGATCGGCTTTTCCATGAGTGTGATTCCCACATGTGGCGCCTGGGTGAACGGCAGATCCCAGCGGGCATCGTGGTGGATGGCGGTTCTGACTGGTTCGTGCTGACACGCAGCTTTGTGGAATACGTGGTGTATACAGATGACCCCCTCGTGGCCCAGCTTCGCCAGTTCTATACATACACATTGCTTCCGGCCGAG TCATTCTTCCACACAGTGCTGGAGAACAGCCCGGCCTGTGGGAGCCTGGTGGACAACAACCTGCGGGTCACCAACTGGAACCGCAAGCTGGGCTGCAAATGCCAGTACAAGCATATCGTGGACTGGTGCGGCTGCTCCCCCAATGACTTCAAGCCACAGGACTTCCTGCGGCTTCAG CAAGTCTCCAGACCCACCTTCTTTGCCCGGAAGTTCGAGTCGACTGTGAACCAGGAAGTCCTAGAAATTTTGGACTTCCACCTGTATGGCAGCTACCCACCCAGCACACCGGCCCTCAAGGCTTACTGGGAGAATATCTACGACGTGGCCGATGGCCCTGGCGGACTCAGCGACGTCCTACTCACGGCTTACACAGCTTTTGCCCGTCTCAGCCTGCTTCATGCTGCCACTGCTACATCCCCACTGGCCACTGCAGTCTGCAG GTTTGAGCCCAGGGGGTTGCCGTCCAGCGTGCACCTGTATTTCTATGACGACCATTTCCAGGGCTACCTGGTGACGCAGGCGGTGCAGCCCTCAGCCCAGGGGCCAGCAGAGACACTTGAGATGTGGCTGATGCCCCAGAGGTCGCTGAAGCTGTTGGGGCACAGTGACCAGGCCAGCCGGCTCCAGAGTCTGGAG GTTGGTACTGAGTGGGACCCCAAAGAACGTCTCTTCCGGAACTTTGGGGGCCTGCTGGGACCACTGGATGAGCCCGTAGCCATGCAGCGCTGGGCCCGGGGCCCCAACCTCACAGCCACTGTGGTCTGGATTGACCCCACCTATGTTGTGGCCACATCGTATGACATCACGGTAGATGCGGATACCGAAGTCACGCAGTACAAGCCCCCACTGAGCCTGCCACTGCGGCCGGGAGCCTGGACTGTACGCTTGCTTCAGTTCTGGGAACCCCTGGGTGAGACCCGCTTCCTCGTGCTGCCATTGACGTTCAACCGCAAACTACCTCTCAGGAAAG ATGATGCCAGCTGGCTGCATGCAGGACCACCGCACAACGAATACATGGAGCAGAGTTTCCAGGGCCTAAGAGGCATCCTGAATCTGCCTcaggcagaggccctggaggaggCTGCCCGGAGGCACACAGAGCTCACAGGTTCTGCACTTGAGGCCTGGACAGATGGGGAACTGAGCAATTTCTGGTCTGTCGCAGGATTGTGTGCCATAGGACCTTCTGCTTGTCCCTCCCTGGAGCTCTGCAGACTGACCAGCTGGAGCTCTCTGTCTCCTGACCCCAAGTCAGAGCTGGGGCCTGTCAAAGCTGACGGGCGACTCAGGTAG
- the Xylt2 gene encoding xylosyltransferase 2 isoform X2: MVASARVQKLVRRYKLAIATALAILLLQGLVVWSFSGLEEDEPGEKGRQRKPRPLDPGEGSKDTDSSAGRRGNAGRRHGRWRGRAESPGVPVTKVVRAVTSRQRASRRVPPAPPPEAPGRQNLSGAAAGEALIGAPGFPQHGDTGSVEGAPQPTDNTFTPKCEIVGKDALSALARASTKQCQQEIANVVCLHQAGNLMPKSVPRHCQLAGKMSPGIQWEEIRAQQPAGGPPVRIAYMLVVHGRAIRQLKRLLKAVYHEQHFFYIHVDKRSNYLYREVVELAQHYENVRVTPWRMVTIWGGASLLRMYLRSMKDLLEIPGWTWDFFINLSATDYPTRTNEELVAFLSKNRDKNFLKSHGRDNSRFIKKQGLDRLFHECDSHMWRLGERQIPAGIVVDGGSDWFVLTRSFVEYVVYTDDPLVAQLRQFYTYTLLPAESFFHTVLENSPACGSLVDNNLRVTNWNRKLGCKCQYKHIVDWCGCSPNDFKPQDFLRLQQVSRPTFFARKFESTVNQEVLEILDFHLYGSYPPSTPALKAYWENIYDVADGPGGLSDVLLTAYTAFARLSLLHAATATSPLATAVCRFEPRGLPSSVHLYFYDDHFQGYLVTQAVQPSAQGPAETLEMWLMPQRSLKLLGHSDQASRLQSLEVGQVLPPCFLLTPSKTQGVGREGQTPREGLVLSGTPKNVSSGTLGACWDHWMSP; the protein is encoded by the exons aaaggaaggcagaggaagccgAGGCCACTAGACCCTGGGGAGGGCTCTAAGGACACAGACAGCTCTGCGGGGCGTAGGGGCAACGCTGGGAGAAGGCATGGACGCTGGCGGGGCCGCGCCGAGAGCCCAGGTGTGCCCGTGACCAAGGTGGTGCGCGCGGTAACCAGTCGGCAGAGGGCCAGCCGACGGGTGCCCCCGGCCCCACCTCCAGAGGCACCAGGCCGCCAGAACCTGAGCGGAGCAGCAGCCGGGGAAGCACTGATAGGGGCCCCAGGCTTCCCACAGCATGGAGACACAGGGAGTGTGGAGGGTGCCCCCCAGCCCACGGACAACACCTTCACTCCGAAGTGTGAGATTGTGGGCAAGGATGCACTGTCAGCACTGGCCCGGGCCAGCACCAAGCAGTGTCAACAGGAGATCGCTAATGTAGTGTGCCTGCACCAAGCTGGGAACCTAATGCCCAAGTCTGTGCCCCGGCACTGCCAGCTGGCTG GCAAGATGAGCCCTGGCATCCAATGGGAAGAGATCCGGGCCCAGCAGCCTGCTGGTGGCCCTCCAGTACGCATCGCCTACATGCTGGTGGTTCATGGCCGTGCTATCCGCCAGCTGAAGCGTCTTCTGAAGGCCGTCTACCATGAGCAACACTTCTTTTATATCCACGTGGACAAG CGTTCCAACTACCTGTACCGGGAGGTGGTGGAACTGGCCCAGCACTACGAGAATGTGCGGGTGACACCTTGGCGCATGGTCACCATCTGGGGCGGGGCCAGCCTCCTGAGGATGTACCTGAGGAGCATGAAGGACCTTCTGGAAATTCCTGGCTGGACCTGGGACTTCTTCATCAACCTGAGTGCCACTGACTATCCAACGAG GACCAACGAGGAGCTGGTAGCATTCTTATCCAAGAACCGGGATAAAAATTTCCTCAAGTCACATGGGCGAGATAATTCCAG gtTCATCAAGAAGCAAGGCCTGGATCGGCTTTTCCATGAGTGTGATTCCCACATGTGGCGCCTGGGTGAACGGCAGATCCCAGCGGGCATCGTGGTGGATGGCGGTTCTGACTGGTTCGTGCTGACACGCAGCTTTGTGGAATACGTGGTGTATACAGATGACCCCCTCGTGGCCCAGCTTCGCCAGTTCTATACATACACATTGCTTCCGGCCGAG TCATTCTTCCACACAGTGCTGGAGAACAGCCCGGCCTGTGGGAGCCTGGTGGACAACAACCTGCGGGTCACCAACTGGAACCGCAAGCTGGGCTGCAAATGCCAGTACAAGCATATCGTGGACTGGTGCGGCTGCTCCCCCAATGACTTCAAGCCACAGGACTTCCTGCGGCTTCAG CAAGTCTCCAGACCCACCTTCTTTGCCCGGAAGTTCGAGTCGACTGTGAACCAGGAAGTCCTAGAAATTTTGGACTTCCACCTGTATGGCAGCTACCCACCCAGCACACCGGCCCTCAAGGCTTACTGGGAGAATATCTACGACGTGGCCGATGGCCCTGGCGGACTCAGCGACGTCCTACTCACGGCTTACACAGCTTTTGCCCGTCTCAGCCTGCTTCATGCTGCCACTGCTACATCCCCACTGGCCACTGCAGTCTGCAG GTTTGAGCCCAGGGGGTTGCCGTCCAGCGTGCACCTGTATTTCTATGACGACCATTTCCAGGGCTACCTGGTGACGCAGGCGGTGCAGCCCTCAGCCCAGGGGCCAGCAGAGACACTTGAGATGTGGCTGATGCCCCAGAGGTCGCTGAAGCTGTTGGGGCACAGTGACCAGGCCAGCCGGCTCCAGAGTCTGGAGGTGGGACAGGTCCTCCCCCCTTGCTTTCTCCTGACCCCCAGCAAGACGCAGGGAGTgggaagagagggacagacacCAAGGGAGGG GTTGGTACTGAGTGGGACCCCAAAGAACGTCTCTTCCGGAACTTTGGGGGCCTGCTGGGACCACTGGATGAGCCCGTAG